The Streptomyces collinus DNA segment CCGCTCGCCATGACCCAGGTGACGCCCCCGGAGGAGCGCTGGGACGTCAAGCGGGACCTGATCGACTACCGCTCCGAGCTGGACATCGTGAAGGACCGGGGCACGGTCCGCTTCGAGGACATCGGCCTGGAGGCCGGCCGCCGCGCCCACGAGCGCTACACGGCGGTCGCCGACGACTTCACCTCGGTCGGCGGCGAGACCACGTGGACCATGCGGTTCCACCGGGACGACTGGGACGTGCAGGTGGTCACCAGCACCCGGCTCACCTGCGACGAGACGGACTTCTTCGTCGACGCGACCCTCGACGCCTACGAGGGCGACCGCCGGGTCTTCTCCCGCACCTGGAACGAGACGGTGCCCCGCGACCTGCTGTAGGCCGGGTCGTCGGCGGTGGGGGGCCGCGGCGGCCGGCCTGATCCGAGCACCCCGCGGCGGGGCGGGAGCGGACCGGTGCCGCTCCCGCCTGTGGCCCCCGTCCGTGCGCGGGCGGATACTGGACGACTCGCGATACGGACCGGTTCCGGACCCCACCGTCACCGCCTGGAGGACCACATGACCGTGCGCACAGGACGTGTCGAACTGACCCCCGCCGCCGAGGAACTGCTGCGGCGGCTGACCGGGACACACGGGCCGGTGATGTTCCACCAGTCCGGCGGCTGCTGTGACGGCAGCGCCCCGATGTGCTACCTACGCGGCGAGTTCCGGGTCGGCGCCTCGGACGTCCTGCTGGGGCACGTGGCCGGGGACACCCCGTTCTGGATGAGCGCGGACCAGTTCGCGTACTGGTCGCACACGCATCTCACGGTGGACGTGGTCCCCGGCCGCGGCAGCGGCTTCTCGCTGGAGGCGCCGGAGGGCGTCCGCTTCCTGCTCCGCTCCCGCCTCCTCACCGACGAGGAACTGCGCCGCCTCGACGCGGAGCCGCCCCTGCCGGACGGGGCGGACCACAGCGCCTAGGGTGGGCCCATGTACACGTCCCGGGTCTCCGGCCATGTCGACGCGCCCCGTGCCGCCGTCTACCGGGCGCTGATGAGCGCCGAGGCGATCGCGCGCTGGCGGGTGCCGGACGGGATGAGCGGCGAGGTGCACGAGTTCGACGCCCGCGAGGGCGGCAGGTTCCGTGTCT contains these protein-coding regions:
- a CDS encoding DUF779 domain-containing protein; this encodes MTVRTGRVELTPAAEELLRRLTGTHGPVMFHQSGGCCDGSAPMCYLRGEFRVGASDVLLGHVAGDTPFWMSADQFAYWSHTHLTVDVVPGRGSGFSLEAPEGVRFLLRSRLLTDEELRRLDAEPPLPDGADHSA